A single Mucilaginibacter inviolabilis DNA region contains:
- a CDS encoding SusC/RagA family TonB-linked outer membrane protein — protein MKKLLLVSLCFLLLSITQTFAQNRAVTGTVTGLEDGLPIPGVTIKVKGTTTGTQTGTNGKYTLSVPDGSTLVISFIGYATQEVQVKGPVVNVRLTMSSKQLGEVIVTGALGLSRNRNQQAYAAQQVTGDEVSKQRGSNFVSGLSGKVAGLEIRQNNALGGSTNVVLRGTKSLLGNNQALFVVDGVPMNNGGPGSGNGGSNNAGAGGTGTNTSGNAGTVETGRGGYDYGSPISDINPDDIESVTVLKGAAGSALYGSIGANGVIMITTKKPGKGLGITFNSSVGFGAVDKSTLPTYQHEYGAGYGPIYNDKKGIDPSGYFLTQDVNGDGVPDLVAPMHEDASYGHRFDPNLKVYQWDSFVSTSPNFGKATPWVAAANDPLTFFVHPVTNNQSLFITNGGENGTFKLGYTRNNQTGFLPNSNELKNSVDFASTYKITSKLTAGGSINYTRTDGLGRYGSGYQTENVVRNFRQWWQMNTDIKAQKDAYFASGGKDITWNWKSPTNLVPNFQDNPYFTRYQNYETDRRHHYFGNVNLNYKVNDWLNLLGRVTVDNSSMIQEERRAFGSQGVSSYTRRNINFNETNLDFLATVDKNINNDLNFKGLLGLNIRKNRYELISAATNGGLIIPNVYALANSKNAPAAPTENDIRQEVDGLFAGATFTWKKMVVLDGTLRRDVSSSLPSYSNKFYYPSVNLGFTFSELLKQYEWLSYGKVRVNYAEVGNGGQPFLTKNFYSFGTPFGSNPQSFIGVVQNNATLKPERSKSKEAGLEMQFFNSRLGFDFTYYESKTSDQLLPVALSRATGYDATYINSGTLQNKGIEVSLNGTPISSKLVTWKVGVNFTKNNNKVLSLYVDPTGQQATNLLLASFQGGVSLNATLGRPYGDIRGTAYTDINGKPYVNKDGGRVVDQTGDNAGYYKQSSSTSTIGNINPDWIGGITNSVRVQNFTLSFLIDIRKGGSVFSLDNYYGMDTGLYPETVGNNDLGNPSRNSLATGGGVIIQGIAADGSKNKIRVRNDATGLYGYEHNPAAAFVYDASYVKLREASLNYSFPQSVTSKWGPIKGVDLAVSGRNLWIIHKNLPYADPEETLSAGNLQGYQSGAFPTARMFTLNLKVRF, from the coding sequence ATGAAAAAACTTCTACTAGTAAGTTTGTGTTTCCTGCTGTTATCAATTACACAAACATTTGCACAAAATCGTGCAGTTACCGGTACGGTTACAGGCCTGGAAGACGGCCTGCCAATCCCGGGAGTTACCATTAAGGTAAAAGGAACAACAACCGGTACCCAAACCGGCACCAACGGAAAATACACGTTAAGTGTTCCGGATGGTTCAACACTGGTTATTAGCTTTATTGGCTATGCCACACAAGAGGTACAGGTAAAAGGGCCTGTAGTAAACGTAAGGCTTACCATGTCCAGCAAGCAATTGGGCGAGGTTATAGTAACCGGCGCATTAGGCTTAAGCCGTAACCGTAACCAGCAGGCCTATGCAGCCCAGCAGGTTACCGGCGATGAGGTAAGCAAGCAGCGTGGCTCAAACTTTGTAAGCGGCCTTTCTGGTAAAGTTGCTGGTTTAGAGATCAGGCAAAACAACGCGTTAGGCGGTTCAACCAACGTGGTTTTAAGGGGTACAAAATCATTATTAGGTAATAACCAGGCACTATTTGTTGTTGATGGTGTACCGATGAATAATGGTGGCCCGGGTTCTGGCAATGGCGGGAGTAACAATGCCGGCGCCGGTGGTACAGGTACTAATACATCCGGTAACGCCGGTACTGTTGAAACAGGCAGAGGTGGTTACGACTATGGATCGCCTATTTCAGATATTAACCCGGATGACATTGAATCAGTTACGGTACTTAAAGGCGCTGCGGGCAGCGCTTTGTACGGGTCCATTGGTGCCAACGGTGTAATCATGATCACTACTAAAAAACCAGGCAAAGGTTTAGGTATTACTTTTAACAGTAGTGTTGGTTTTGGTGCTGTTGATAAATCAACGTTACCAACCTACCAGCATGAGTATGGCGCAGGCTACGGCCCAATTTATAATGATAAAAAAGGAATTGACCCGAGCGGTTATTTCCTGACACAGGATGTTAATGGCGATGGCGTTCCTGACCTGGTTGCTCCAATGCATGAAGATGCCTCTTACGGTCACCGGTTTGATCCTAATTTAAAGGTTTACCAATGGGATTCATTTGTGTCCACTTCTCCCAATTTTGGAAAGGCAACACCATGGGTTGCAGCGGCCAATGACCCGCTTACTTTTTTTGTTCACCCGGTAACCAATAACCAGAGCTTATTTATTACCAATGGCGGCGAAAACGGTACTTTCAAATTAGGTTATACCCGCAATAATCAAACTGGTTTTTTACCCAATAGTAATGAATTAAAAAACAGTGTTGATTTTGCAAGTACCTACAAAATTACCAGCAAGTTAACAGCTGGCGGAAGCATTAATTACACCCGTACCGATGGTCTTGGCCGCTATGGCAGTGGTTATCAGACCGAAAATGTTGTGCGCAACTTTAGGCAATGGTGGCAGATGAATACCGATATTAAGGCCCAAAAAGATGCCTATTTTGCATCGGGTGGAAAAGATATCACCTGGAACTGGAAAAGCCCAACCAACCTGGTTCCGAATTTCCAGGACAACCCATACTTTACCCGTTACCAAAATTATGAAACCGACAGGCGCCACCACTATTTTGGTAATGTGAACTTAAATTACAAGGTTAACGATTGGTTGAATTTATTAGGACGGGTGACTGTTGATAATTCAAGCATGATACAGGAAGAAAGACGCGCTTTTGGTTCACAGGGCGTATCCAGCTATACCCGGAGAAACATCAATTTTAACGAAACCAATTTAGACTTCCTGGCAACGGTTGACAAAAACATTAATAACGATTTGAATTTTAAAGGGTTGTTAGGTCTTAACATCCGCAAAAATCGTTATGAGTTAATTTCGGCAGCCACTAACGGCGGTTTAATTATCCCGAATGTTTATGCTTTGGCTAACTCTAAAAATGCACCGGCTGCTCCTACCGAAAACGATATCAGGCAAGAAGTAGATGGCTTATTTGCAGGCGCCACCTTTACCTGGAAAAAAATGGTGGTTTTGGATGGAACATTACGCCGTGACGTTTCTTCGTCTTTACCATCTTACAGTAATAAATTCTATTATCCATCTGTTAATTTAGGTTTTACCTTTTCAGAACTGCTTAAACAATATGAGTGGTTGTCATATGGTAAAGTAAGGGTTAACTACGCCGAAGTGGGTAATGGCGGTCAGCCTTTTCTTACCAAAAACTTTTATTCTTTTGGTACGCCGTTTGGCTCAAATCCGCAGTCTTTTATCGGCGTTGTTCAAAACAATGCTACCTTAAAACCTGAGCGTTCAAAATCAAAAGAGGCCGGTTTAGAAATGCAGTTTTTCAACAGCCGTTTAGGTTTTGATTTCACTTATTATGAGTCTAAAACCAGCGATCAGCTTTTGCCTGTGGCTTTGTCAAGAGCTACCGGTTATGATGCTACCTATATTAACTCCGGTACGCTGCAAAACAAAGGTATTGAGGTTTCCTTAAATGGTACCCCGATAAGCAGCAAGCTGGTAACCTGGAAAGTTGGTGTTAACTTCACCAAAAACAACAATAAGGTTTTATCGCTTTATGTAGATCCAACCGGCCAGCAGGCAACAAACCTGTTGCTGGCGTCATTCCAGGGTGGTGTATCATTGAACGCTACGTTGGGTCGTCCTTATGGCGATATTCGCGGTACTGCATATACCGATATTAACGGGAAACCATACGTGAATAAAGATGGTGGCCGGGTGGTTGACCAAACCGGCGATAATGCAGGTTATTATAAACAATCATCAAGCACCAGTACCATTGGTAATATTAATCCGGATTGGATTGGTGGTATTACCAACTCTGTACGTGTTCAAAACTTTACTTTATCCTTCCTGATCGATATCCGTAAAGGTGGCAGCGTGTTCTCGTTAGATAACTATTACGGCATGGATACAGGTTTATATCCTGAAACCGTTGGCAACAATGATCTGGGTAACCCATCAAGAAACTCGCTTGCTACAGGTGGCGGGGTAATTATACAGGGTATTGCGGCAGATGGCAGCAAAAATAAAATCAGGGTACGGAATGATGCTACCGGCTTATATGGCTATGAGCACAACCCGGCTGCTGCTTTTGTTTATGATGCGAGTTATGTGAAACTGCGCGAAGCGTCATTGAATTATTCGTTCCCTCAAAGCGTGACATCTAAATGGGGCCCAATTAAAGGTGTAGATCTGGCAGTAAGCGGCAGAAACTTATGGATCATCCATAAAAATCTTCCGTACGCAGATCCTGAAGAAACCCTGAGCGCAGGTAACCTTCAAGGTTATCAAAGCGGCGCTTTCCCAACTGCCAGAATGTTTACCTTAAACCTAAAAGTAAGATTTTAA
- a CDS encoding SusC/RagA family TonB-linked outer membrane protein, producing MKKLLLASLCILLLSITQVFAQNRTVTGTVTAKDDGLPLPGVSVKVKGTTVGTQTGANGKFTLNVPHGATLIFSFIGYSPIERAAGGSVINVSLETSSKSLGEVVVTGALGIKRQAKEQGAAATTISSKTLTEAKATNFTNGLTAKVAGLVVSTLDNGVNPQTRFTLRGNRHILGNNYALVVLNGTPISPNEVNTINPDDIESVNVLNGAGAAALYGSDASNGALIITTRKGSSTGAPSVSYTNTYLLEKIAYFPDLQTKFGSYGGEGPPFQDPITGFITTPASFENQSYGPAYDGHMQQLGIPLQDGTIQSYPYSTPSTDPRKAFFNTGHGEENNLSYSQGDANNSFNFSANHLFKTGVIPGQKFKRTSVRVSAAKTYGKFKLDFTASYVQSYQNVEGNGGFDGSTLDGGRSLYSAIFNTPSWVPLTKFKDINAPFADVNTYFNSYGVNPYWIIQNDRVDTRSDHFNGSFGALLSPTKWLDASYRLSGNFGTAQQQFRRAQVNFSKYAMSDPTGGYGTEGQAYGGSTGIIPGQVQNITQFGDGSITPVGTNQIGPQGYSRLQQDFFLTFHKNFFNDFKTSLLLGSSLWQAYLNQTSNSSTNLLVKDFYNIGSILGTPTTGQLTDKIRQIGYFADLNIGYKDFAFIEGTIRNDHDSRLANGIRSFWYPSVKGSFIFTEAIPALKNNHVLNYGKLRASFSQVGAINTTPYSTVNTYSPTSGFPYGNTGGLSLGTTLNNANLKPEKTREIEFGTDLSFLNSRINFSYTYYKSNTTNQTLSIVTAPETGYSNAVVNVGEVQNTGHEFKLDLTVLTKEDNGFGLNLGGNLAIQNSLVKSLINGTPTVTLASVGSAFIQARVGQPFPVLYGTDVNRDPNGNVIVDPKTGYPSAKSDLVNLGRTTPKYILGLTQTFSYKFITLTAVSEFRSGYVFYNGALQSATAAGVSGFSAQADRQRFVFPNSVIQTGPNTYVPNTGVTVADGNQGFWNAGAFYSSVSAYTRSGDFWKLREANLSFDISQWARKTNFIKRASFALIGRNLLMLRPKGQKFTDPEYSAVSGNATGLVNTYQLPPTRFFGASLNVTF from the coding sequence ATGAAAAAACTTCTACTAGCAAGTTTGTGCATTCTGTTGTTGTCTATTACACAGGTATTTGCACAAAACCGTACAGTTACTGGTACGGTTACGGCCAAAGATGACGGCCTACCCCTCCCAGGAGTATCAGTAAAGGTAAAAGGGACCACAGTTGGAACCCAAACCGGCGCAAATGGTAAATTCACCTTAAACGTTCCTCATGGCGCAACATTGATCTTCTCTTTTATTGGCTATTCGCCAATTGAAAGGGCCGCTGGAGGAAGCGTAATCAATGTATCTCTTGAAACATCAAGCAAATCTTTGGGTGAGGTTGTGGTAACAGGAGCGTTGGGTATTAAACGCCAGGCTAAAGAGCAGGGGGCAGCGGCCACTACTATTAGTAGCAAAACATTAACCGAGGCCAAGGCAACCAACTTTACCAATGGTTTAACGGCAAAAGTTGCCGGTTTGGTTGTAAGTACCCTAGATAACGGTGTTAACCCTCAAACCCGTTTTACCTTACGCGGTAACCGTCACATTTTAGGTAACAACTACGCTTTGGTTGTTTTGAATGGTACGCCAATTTCACCTAACGAGGTTAATACCATAAACCCTGATGATATCGAATCAGTAAACGTGTTGAATGGTGCCGGTGCTGCTGCACTCTACGGTTCGGATGCGTCAAATGGTGCGTTAATCATTACTACCAGAAAAGGTAGTTCAACAGGCGCTCCTTCGGTAAGCTATACCAATACCTATTTACTGGAAAAAATTGCTTACTTCCCAGATCTTCAAACCAAGTTTGGTAGCTACGGAGGTGAAGGGCCGCCATTCCAGGATCCTATTACCGGTTTTATAACAACTCCAGCCTCTTTTGAAAACCAATCATACGGCCCTGCTTATGACGGGCATATGCAGCAATTGGGTATCCCATTGCAGGATGGTACTATTCAAAGCTATCCCTACTCAACACCTTCAACAGATCCAAGAAAAGCCTTCTTTAATACTGGTCACGGTGAAGAGAATAACCTTTCTTATTCGCAGGGTGATGCTAATAACAGCTTTAACTTTTCGGCCAACCACCTTTTCAAAACAGGTGTAATTCCAGGGCAGAAATTTAAAAGAACAAGCGTTCGTGTATCAGCTGCTAAAACTTATGGTAAATTCAAACTGGATTTCACCGCCAGCTATGTTCAGTCATATCAGAATGTTGAAGGTAACGGCGGTTTTGACGGATCTACTTTAGATGGTGGCCGTTCATTATATAGCGCCATTTTTAATACCCCATCATGGGTGCCATTGACTAAATTTAAAGATATCAATGCCCCCTTTGCCGATGTAAATACTTATTTTAACTCTTATGGCGTAAATCCATACTGGATCATCCAGAACGACCGTGTGGATACCCGCAGCGACCACTTCAACGGTAGCTTTGGCGCTTTGCTTTCACCAACCAAATGGTTAGATGCGAGCTATCGTTTATCTGGTAACTTTGGTACGGCTCAACAACAATTCAGACGCGCCCAGGTTAACTTCAGTAAATATGCCATGAGCGACCCAACCGGTGGTTACGGAACTGAGGGACAGGCTTACGGAGGTTCAACTGGAATTATCCCAGGCCAGGTTCAAAACATTACCCAATTTGGTGATGGTTCAATAACTCCTGTAGGTACAAATCAGATAGGGCCACAAGGTTACTCCCGTTTACAACAGGATTTCTTTTTAACCTTTCATAAAAACTTCTTTAATGATTTTAAAACAAGTTTATTGTTAGGTAGCAGCCTTTGGCAGGCATATCTTAACCAAACTTCAAATAGCAGCACCAACCTGCTGGTTAAAGATTTCTATAACATAGGCAGTATTTTAGGTACGCCAACAACAGGCCAGTTAACCGACAAGATCCGCCAGATTGGCTATTTTGCCGACCTGAACATTGGTTATAAAGATTTTGCCTTTATTGAAGGAACCATACGTAATGATCATGACTCCAGGCTTGCCAATGGTATTCGTTCATTCTGGTACCCATCTGTAAAGGGATCATTCATCTTTACCGAAGCTATCCCTGCTTTGAAAAACAACCACGTACTTAACTATGGTAAATTAAGGGCTTCATTTAGCCAGGTAGGTGCAATTAACACCACCCCTTACAGCACGGTTAATACCTACAGCCCAACTTCTGGTTTCCCATACGGCAATACCGGTGGTTTATCTTTAGGAACAACATTAAACAATGCAAACTTAAAGCCTGAAAAAACCAGGGAAATTGAATTTGGTACCGATCTGAGCTTCCTTAACAGCCGTATCAATTTCAGCTATACTTATTATAAGAGTAATACAACCAACCAAACTTTATCTATTGTAACCGCTCCGGAAACAGGCTATTCAAATGCTGTTGTTAACGTTGGTGAGGTTCAAAATACAGGTCATGAGTTTAAACTGGACCTGACAGTACTTACCAAAGAAGATAACGGCTTTGGTTTAAACTTAGGTGGTAACCTGGCTATCCAAAACTCATTGGTTAAATCACTTATCAACGGAACACCTACTGTAACTTTAGCATCTGTTGGTTCTGCATTTATCCAGGCACGTGTTGGGCAGCCTTTCCCGGTATTATATGGTACCGATGTTAACCGTGACCCTAATGGTAATGTAATAGTTGACCCAAAAACGGGCTATCCGTCTGCAAAATCAGATCTGGTAAACTTAGGTCGTACTACACCTAAATATATATTAGGTTTAACGCAAACCTTCAGCTATAAATTCATTACGCTTACTGCAGTAAGTGAGTTCCGTAGCGGATATGTATTTTATAATGGCGCTTTGCAATCTGCAACAGCTGCCGGTGTTTCTGGTTTCTCGGCGCAGGCAGATCGTCAGCGTTTTGTATTTCCTAACTCTGTTATCCAAACCGGCCCCAATACTTACGTGCCAAATACAGGTGTAACTGTTGCCGATGGTAACCAGGGATTCTGGAATGCGGGCGCCTTTTACTCATCAGTTTCTGCTTATACCAGAAGCGGTGATTTCTGGAAATTACGTGAAGCTAACCTGAGCTTTGATATTTCTCAGTGGGCAAGGAAAACTAATTTTATAAAAAGAGCATCATTTGCGCTGATAGGTAGAAACTTGTTAATGTTAAGGCCAAAAGGTCAGAAATTTACAGATCCTGAGTATTCTGCTGTGTCAGGTAACGCAACCGGATTAGTTAATACCTATCAATTGCCTCCAACCCGTTTCTTCGGAGCATCTCTTAATGTTACATTCTAA
- a CDS encoding SusD/RagB family nutrient-binding outer membrane lipoprotein: MKKYLSIILTALVITGSSCKKDYLGELTNNPNTPSVAAPNLLLSGALKTTAGILNGATSTSNRSYYIQYCVWVGYLSRSTGYQVFSNIDQYQFTTGDFDVWSPLYNNLSNYNAIIGSNSGANYTAIAKIMTVVGFQQLVDNYNNVPYSQALQGTKNLTPAFDTGSAIYDDLLKQLDASIALIKGATAADLNPGVADIMFKGDMTKWKKFANTLKLRIALRQSNIAAKTTALKAAVAATAAEGYLDATVDARVNPGYISSDAQGGQQSPLYLNYGYTQGGAGQTNNQQYQANQYSILFFRNNNDPRLKQVYAPNPNGDVIGSAFGGTVTIPGQQTPSKFGPGVIKSATMPAVIMSSAEALFLQAEGAAAGYITGNAATLYNAGITASFVDDGLTAAQATTYYGQTAIAYPAAGSFAAQQKAIIVQKWAALEGYGSLEAFNELRRTGYPDDIPLSIYPGVTAPNQVTRIFYPVVVYSTNATNVGAQGTIDKFNSKIFWAK; encoded by the coding sequence ATGAAAAAGTATCTCTCAATTATATTAACCGCACTTGTAATCACTGGAAGTAGTTGCAAGAAAGACTACCTGGGCGAGTTAACGAACAACCCCAACACGCCGTCGGTAGCGGCGCCAAACCTCCTTTTATCGGGAGCGTTAAAAACAACCGCCGGTATTTTAAATGGTGCAACAAGCACCAGTAACCGTAGCTATTATATTCAATATTGTGTGTGGGTAGGTTATTTAAGCCGAAGCACCGGTTACCAGGTGTTTTCAAATATCGATCAGTATCAATTTACAACCGGCGATTTTGATGTATGGTCACCACTGTATAACAACCTGTCAAACTATAACGCCATCATCGGATCAAACAGCGGGGCAAATTATACCGCTATTGCAAAGATCATGACTGTTGTTGGTTTTCAGCAATTGGTTGATAACTACAATAACGTACCGTACAGCCAGGCTTTACAAGGGACTAAAAACCTGACCCCGGCGTTTGATACTGGTTCGGCTATTTATGACGACCTGTTGAAACAGCTTGATGCTTCTATTGCCTTAATTAAAGGAGCAACAGCTGCCGATTTAAACCCGGGTGTTGCTGATATTATGTTTAAAGGTGATATGACCAAGTGGAAAAAATTTGCCAATACCCTGAAGTTAAGGATAGCGCTTCGTCAATCAAACATTGCAGCTAAAACTACAGCTTTAAAGGCAGCTGTTGCTGCAACAGCTGCAGAAGGCTATCTGGATGCCACTGTAGATGCAAGGGTAAATCCCGGCTACATCAGCTCTGATGCTCAGGGTGGTCAGCAAAGCCCGCTTTATCTGAACTATGGTTATACACAAGGTGGTGCAGGGCAAACCAATAATCAGCAATACCAGGCCAACCAGTACAGCATTCTTTTTTTCAGAAACAATAATGACCCTCGTTTGAAACAGGTATACGCGCCAAATCCTAATGGTGATGTTATTGGTAGTGCATTTGGTGGTACCGTAACTATCCCGGGACAGCAAACACCAAGTAAGTTTGGTCCGGGTGTTATTAAATCGGCAACTATGCCTGCCGTGATTATGTCAAGTGCCGAGGCCTTGTTTTTACAGGCTGAGGGTGCAGCGGCAGGATATATTACCGGCAACGCGGCTACATTGTATAATGCAGGTATTACCGCTTCATTTGTTGATGATGGCTTAACTGCAGCACAGGCTACAACTTATTATGGCCAGACTGCTATAGCATACCCGGCAGCCGGTAGCTTTGCAGCTCAGCAAAAAGCAATCATTGTGCAAAAATGGGCAGCTTTAGAAGGCTACGGTTCATTAGAGGCATTCAATGAGCTGCGCAGAACAGGTTATCCTGATGATATCCCACTGTCGATTTATCCCGGAGTAACAGCGCCAAATCAGGTTACCCGCATTTTTTATCCTGTTGTAGTATACTCAACCAATGCAACTAACGTTGGTGCTCAGGGAACCATTGATAAATTTAATTCAAAAATATTCTGGGCGAAATAA
- a CDS encoding SusD/RagB family nutrient-binding outer membrane lipoprotein — MKKYIWALLPLVMLGACKKDFENLNTNPKLFPTVPAPTLITQAERVLSNALTSANVNNNVFRLVEQQWQETTYNDESLYNFDTRNINRQMWGSLFRDVLNNLKLAKDIIPGDPTVVGDVVKKNDIAIADILQVYSFYYLVTTFGDVPYSQAFDSKNNFPKYDDAATIYKDLLKRLDADIAALSGTASLGGADIIYGGDITKWKKFANSFKLKMGMTIADYDAALAKTTAQSAFDAGVFTDNADNATLVYLAATPNTNPIWVDLVQSGRNDFVACATLVKQLNNSNGVLDPRASKYFTLYKATTNDPGIYLGADPGVKANYESFSHVGSVVTAATAPGLLLDYAEVSFYLAEAKAKNLITNGSTAAVYYTKGVQASFDYWKAGDATVFIAANPYSTNNLATQKWVANFNRGWDAWIETRRLDFPVLYKPATGAFSDFPVRFKYPVDEANVNPANYKAASAAIGGDVVTTRLFFDKNAMPK; from the coding sequence ATGAAAAAATATATATGGGCACTGCTTCCGCTGGTTATGCTGGGAGCATGCAAAAAGGATTTTGAAAATCTGAATACCAACCCTAAGCTCTTCCCTACCGTACCGGCGCCAACATTAATTACACAGGCTGAGCGGGTGCTTTCAAACGCCCTTACATCTGCCAACGTAAATAATAATGTTTTCAGGCTGGTAGAGCAGCAATGGCAGGAAACTACTTATAACGACGAAAGTTTGTACAACTTTGATACCCGTAACATCAACAGGCAAATGTGGGGTAGCTTATTCCGTGATGTGCTCAACAATTTAAAATTAGCTAAAGACATCATTCCCGGTGATCCTACCGTAGTGGGAGATGTTGTAAAAAAGAATGATATTGCTATTGCGGATATTTTACAGGTTTATTCTTTTTATTATTTGGTTACCACGTTTGGCGATGTGCCTTATTCACAGGCATTTGATTCTAAAAACAACTTCCCTAAATATGATGACGCGGCAACCATTTATAAAGATCTGTTAAAACGCCTGGATGCCGATATTGCCGCATTAAGTGGTACTGCCAGTTTGGGTGGCGCTGATATTATTTACGGCGGTGATATTACCAAGTGGAAAAAATTTGCCAACTCATTTAAATTAAAAATGGGTATGACCATTGCCGATTATGACGCGGCTCTAGCCAAAACAACAGCCCAGTCAGCATTTGACGCGGGTGTTTTTACTGATAATGCAGATAATGCTACATTGGTTTACCTGGCTGCAACACCAAATACCAACCCAATATGGGTTGACCTTGTACAAAGCGGTAGAAATGATTTTGTAGCATGTGCTACATTGGTTAAACAGCTTAATAACAGTAACGGAGTACTTGACCCTCGCGCATCCAAATATTTTACACTTTATAAAGCAACAACTAACGATCCGGGAATATATTTAGGTGCCGATCCTGGTGTGAAAGCAAACTATGAAAGCTTTTCGCATGTTGGTTCTGTTGTAACAGCAGCTACTGCACCTGGTTTATTGCTTGATTATGCAGAAGTTTCATTTTATTTAGCAGAAGCAAAAGCAAAGAACCTGATTACTAATGGAAGTACCGCTGCCGTTTATTATACAAAAGGTGTTCAGGCTTCGTTTGATTATTGGAAGGCCGGAGATGCTACTGTTTTTATAGCAGCTAACCCATACAGCACCAATAACCTGGCTACCCAAAAATGGGTTGCTAATTTTAACAGGGGCTGGGATGCCTGGATCGAAACCCGCAGGCTCGATTTTCCTGTGCTTTATAAACCGGCAACGGGTGCTTTCAGTGATTTCCCGGTTAGGTTTAAATATCCGGTTGATGAAGCCAACGTAAACCCTGCTAACTATAAAGCAGCATCAGCGGCCATTGGCGGTGATGTGGTAACCACCAGGTTGTTTTTTGATAAAAATGCTATGCCTAAATAA
- a CDS encoding DUF1735 domain-containing protein has translation MKTLKYIKTAFASLAVLSLLSSCLKDNNTTVDFTNAKGSLEIPAVATNGPTQGVAIDKTKTQESFTLTVNLAGAQTSSSATSVTMAIDQAALTAYNTANNKNYVLLPAADYAIQSLNLSIPAGQRQAIMTIVTNSSLIDLTQSYALPISIANGGGQGINPNYKTIIYTFSAK, from the coding sequence ATGAAAACATTAAAATATATAAAAACTGCTTTTGCATCTTTAGCGGTATTGAGTTTATTAAGCTCGTGCCTTAAGGATAACAATACGACAGTTGACTTTACCAATGCAAAGGGATCATTGGAGATACCTGCAGTTGCCACTAACGGGCCTACGCAGGGAGTAGCAATTGATAAAACAAAAACCCAGGAATCATTCACATTAACGGTTAACCTTGCAGGTGCCCAAACTAGTAGCTCGGCTACATCGGTAACCATGGCTATTGACCAGGCTGCACTTACCGCATACAATACTGCAAACAATAAAAATTATGTGTTGTTGCCGGCTGCAGATTATGCCATACAAAGCCTTAATTTATCTATACCTGCCGGTCAGAGGCAGGCAATTATGACTATTGTAACTAATTCGTCATTAATTGATTTGACCCAGTCATATGCTTTACCAATTAGTATTGCCAATGGTGGTGGACAAGGTATTAATCCGAACTACAAAACTATTATATACACTTTTTCAGCTAAATAG
- a CDS encoding carboxypeptidase-like regulatory domain-containing protein, whose protein sequence is MKRIFIYLLPILMSAITHAQTITVSGTVNDQQGKPLPFVFLRDSQHSYATMTDLLGSFSFKVDPASKIVASVTGFKDVAIPVNNKTTVNVVMEQGIAEHSNGKPLSTSTSTDIFKPDLGVAVTRVSDYVRVNEGLHGSRFLSEKWMRGFAISYTDSLIQSSDYFFNYDKTMSDLLFTRDQRAVFAADKQEVKAFTIVDEGGAFYDFESVPAIDPKHYSMVLSSGDKYKIYRLLTCKLIKANFTTNGITSSGNNYDEYVDENHYFIWNVKTKQLQPVELKSKSIKTVLAAEADKIKAFNKEHGDDDINDAYLKDLGDYLNNK, encoded by the coding sequence ATGAAAAGAATATTCATCTACCTGTTGCCTATTCTCATGAGTGCTATTACTCATGCGCAAACTATTACCGTAAGCGGTACCGTGAATGATCAGCAAGGCAAGCCCTTACCATTTGTTTTTTTAAGGGACTCGCAGCATAGCTACGCTACCATGACCGATCTTTTAGGCAGTTTTAGCTTTAAGGTCGATCCTGCGTCAAAAATAGTTGCATCAGTTACCGGCTTTAAGGATGTGGCCATCCCGGTTAATAATAAAACTACCGTTAATGTGGTAATGGAGCAGGGTATAGCTGAACATAGCAACGGGAAACCGCTGAGCACTTCTACCTCAACCGATATTTTTAAACCCGATCTGGGGGTGGCAGTAACCCGGGTGTCTGATTATGTGCGGGTGAATGAAGGATTGCACGGGAGCCGTTTCCTTTCAGAAAAATGGATGCGTGGCTTTGCCATAAGTTATACCGACTCTTTAATACAAAGCAGCGATTATTTCTTTAACTATGATAAAACCATGAGCGACCTGTTGTTTACCCGCGACCAGCGTGCGGTTTTTGCGGCCGATAAGCAGGAGGTAAAGGCATTTACCATTGTTGACGAAGGTGGTGCTTTTTACGATTTTGAAAGTGTGCCTGCTATTGATCCCAAGCATTACAGCATGGTATTGTCATCTGGTGATAAATACAAGATATACCGGTTGCTTACCTGTAAATTGATTAAAGCCAATTTTACCACCAATGGTATCACCTCATCGGGCAATAACTACGATGAATATGTTGACGAAAACCACTATTTTATATGGAACGTAAAAACCAAGCAATTGCAGCCGGTGGAGTTAAAGAGCAAATCGATAAAAACAGTACTGGCCGCCGAAGCCGATAAAATTAAAGCTTTTAATAAAGAGCATGGCGACGACGATATTAACGATGCTTACCTGAAGGACCTGGGAGATTATTTGAATAATAAGTGA